The following is a genomic window from Methylomarinum vadi.
ATCGTCGAAAAAATCGCCGCCGCGTGCGGAGTCGCCGCCGAAAAGTTGACCATTATCGTAACCCCGACCAGCAGTCTGGCGGGCTGCGTGCAAGTGGTCGGCAGGGTGCTGGAAGTGGCCATGCACAAGGCCCACGAATTGCATTTTCCATTGGAAAACATCATAGACGGTAGCGGTAGTGCGCCGATTTGTCCGCCGCATCCGGATTTCGTCAAGGCGATGGGTCGCACCAATGACGCCATTCTGTTCGCCGGCCAGGTCCAGCTTTACGTCAAGGGTAGCGATGAAGCGGCTGAAAAATTGGCCAAGGAATTGCCGAGCTCGACGTCCAAGGATTACGGCAAACCGTTCGCCGAAGTCTTCAAGTCTTATAATTACGATTTCTTTAAGATCGACGGCATGTTGTTTAGTCCGGCCAGCGTCATCGTGACGGCGGTCGAATCCGGCAGAAGTTTCCGCGCCGGCAAGCTGGATAACGAGTTGCTCGATTTGTCATTCGGCGCCTAAGGTTGCGCCGTTCCTGATTATCACTTTTTTTGAAACACACGATTGGGCCGTATAGCGATTTTTACCGATGATCCGGGTTGGCACGGCAGGCAACTGCGCCTGGCCTTCGCCAACCGGGGGTTCAGCGGAGAATACGTTTCCTTGACCGAGTGCAGAATGCAGCTCGGCGACGAAGGATTGCCAATAGTCATTCCCGGTTTCGAGCAAACTTTACCGGATGCCGCTTTTGTCCGCGGCGTGCCGGGAGGTTCGTTGGAAGAGGTGGTGTTCTACCTGGACATCCTGCACGCGCTGAAATTGGCCGGCGTGCCGGTTTATAACGACGGGCGCGCGGTCGAGCGCAGCGTCGATAAGGGAATGACTACGTTTCTGTTGCATCGCGCCGGTTTGCCGACACCGGTTACCTGGATCGCCAGGGAGCGGGGCGAGGCGTTGGCGATCGCCGAACGCGAGCTGAAGGCGGGCAATATGCTGATCAGCAAGCCGTTGTTCGGTTCTCAGGGCGAGGGGATTCGCCGTATCGAGAAAATGACCGATTTGTTCTGGCTGACCAGTAGCCGGGGGATTTATTACCTGCAGCGTTTTGTTCATTGTGAAGGCGAAGGTTATTCCGATACCCGGGTGTTTGTGGTCAACGGCCGGGCGCTGACGGCGATGCGCCGGCGCGGTAAATCCTGGTTGAACAATGTCGCCCGCGGCGCTAGTTGCGAAGCTGTCGAGCTAACCGACGAACTGGCACGACTTGCGGTCGAAGCGACCACCGCGTTGGAGATGGATTATGCCGGCGTCGATATCATCAGGGACAGGGAGGGGCGGTATCAAATTATCGAGGTCAACAGCATCCCGGCCTGGAAAGGTTTGGAGAGCGTTTGCGGGTTCAATATCGCCGAGTGTTTGGCGGAAGACTTGTTTTCCCGTTATCTAAGTGCCAATCAGGCGACTCAGAGTGCCGATGCCTCATGATTAATCGGCAGCAGTTAATCTCGGCCTATGAAGAGGCCTGCGAGGTGGAGTTGCTTGCCTTCAAGCCGGGCAATGTCAGTGTGCATAGTGACGGCCATGACATGACGGTCGAGGATTTCAGAATCAGTTACCGGGTAAGTTCAGAACCGATCACCGATCCCAATTATTCTTTGGGCGAGAAAATTTATTACGCGGTAAAGGCGACCCGTGAGGCCGTAGGCTGTAATACCAATTTGGGGATCATCCTGTTATGCGCGCCGTTGCTGCAAGTCGCCGCCGATCTGGAGCAAGGACAGTCATTGCGCGAAGCCGTGTGTCGCTTGTTGGCGAACACGACCCGTCGGGATGCCGATTGGGTGTTCCAGGCCATCGTGCTGGCTTCGCCAGGCGGCTTAGGCGATTCCGGCGAGCAAGATGTCAGGCAGGAGGCAACGGTGACTCTGACCGAGGCCATGAAAATAGCTGGTAACAAAGATAGAATCGCTTATCAATTTGCTTCAAATTATAAAGATATTTTTGGATTTACTATTTTCATGTATAATGCCACTTTCGCGAAATTTGGTGATCGGAATTGGGCGGCGTTGTCTGTCTATGCGGGCATGTTGGAACGCTACGCTGATAGCCATATTGAACGGAAATATGGCCAGCAATATACAGACTGGGTAGCGGGCGAAATGAAAAGGGTTCATGAGTCCTTGCTCACGGTCAGTAATCCTGAATCGCTGCTACCGATGCTGCATGGCATCGATGAAGCGTTCAAGGCGAAAGGTATCAATCCGGGCACGACAGCTGATATAACCGTTGCAACAGTGCTGGCGGTGTTTTTGCAACAGTTGATCGGTGATGTGTCCAGTTGATCCGGCGAAAAGGAATTGGCTGTAACAATAAGACATAAATAATGTCGGTTTTTTGATTCATTCTTTATTCATTCTTTATTCACTTTTTTTGGAGAGATAGGTAAATGGCTAAAATCAACAACGTACGCGTTGGCGAGTCTTTGGTTGGCGATGGTAATGAAGTTGCTCATATCGATTTGATTCTGGGGCCTCGTGGTTCCGCTGCCGAGTCCGCTTTTGCTAACTGTTTGACAAACAATAAAGACGGTTTCTCCAGTCTGTTGGCAGTGGTTGCCCCTAACTTGATGGTTAAACCAGCAACTGTTATGTTCAACAAGGTAACCATCAAAGGCTCCAAGCAAGCCGTACAAATGTTCGGTCCTGCTCAACGTGGTGTTGCGATGGCTGTTGCTGATTCTGTAGAAGATGGCACTATCCCAGCTGACGAAGCGGACGATTTGTTCGTTTGTGTAGGTGTATTCATTCACTGGTTGGCCGATGACGACGCTAAAATCCAAGAGTACAACTACAAAGCGACAAAAGAAGCTATCGAGCGCGCTGTTGCTGGTACTCCTACTGCGTCTGAAGTCGTTGCCGGAAAAGCAACTGCAGAGCACCCATTCGCTGCAAAGTAAGTTTTTCTTACCGACAGTGGATAAAAAATACCCCGGTTATACGGGGTATTTTTTTGTCTGCAGTTTTTTGATGTCCTCGCCGGTAATGGCGCGGGAATGGAGGGCGCTGGCTACTAAGGCCTTATCGATGCCGATGTCGATTAATCGTTTTAGATCGTTACCGTCACGGACTCCGCCGGCGGCAATAAATTGTTTGTCGGGGTGTTTTTTCTTGTATTCGGCCAGTTTAACGGTATCGGGGCCGCTATGACTGCCGACCCGTGCCAGAGTCATGATGATGACATTTTGCGGCCAGACATCCTTGTTTTCAAATAACAGCGGGTGGCCCAGGCGTTCCTCGCCGGTAAAATCGAGCGATAGAATATAATTCTGTCGCGGCTTTACACCTAAATGGTGCTGTGACTCGGTGCCGATGACGGGGGTTAAGTTTGAAGCGCGGGGTTCATCCACTTCCATTAATTGACTACCGTTATCCAGCCAGAACTGGATATTGCCATAACGGTCGCTTAGCTCGTGAATTTGTTCGGCGTGATCGCCTTGCCGGGTAATGGCGTTAAGATCGGCGATATAAAACGTATCAAAGTCATGTAAGTCCAGAAAAGTCTCCATCACGGCGCAAAGTGATGAAGAGGAACACAGGGGGGTTTTGAGCGGCTGATAGCGGTCGCGATCGCCGTGACGGGCGTGGACGACATGACCATCTTTTAAATCTATTACGGGGATTATTTGCATTTGAAAGTTTTGTTGTTCGAATTCATTTGCGGCGGCGGTTTGGCCGGTCGGCCGTTGCCGGATTCCCTGGCAAGGGAAGGAAAGATGATGTTACAGGCTTTAGTTAGGGAATTGAAGTCGTTGCCTGATATCGAGCCGATTATTTTGCTCGACCGGCGCTGTTCTTTGGAGGATGTGCCCGAGAGGGCTCGCATTGTCTACCTAGAGCAAAACCAGCAGTATCAGTTCGTCGTAGAAATGATGTTGCCTGACTGTGATTTGTTCTGGCCGATAGCGCCGGAAACGGACGATGTATTGTCCTCGTTGGCCGAATTGGCCAAAAAAACGAAAGTAGGTGCACTATTATCGACGCCGTCAGCGTTAAGGTTATGCGCGAGCAAATATCGGACTTGCCGGCACCTTCTTCGATCCAAGATCAATGCTGTCGAGACTAAGTATTTAGCTGATGTCAGTCCATTGGATCATGACGCCATGGTCGTCAAACCAGACGATGGTGTCGGTTGCGAAGGCAGTTTTGTCGTTTTAGGTCGGCAAGAATGGCAGCAAGTTGTTGATAAACCGGCTAGGGCGGAACACCTTGTCGTGCAGCCTTATTTGCCCGGGCGTTCGCTGAGTTTGTCCTGTTTGTTCCGTCATGGCCAGGGCTGGTTGTTGTGCTGTAACGAACAAGAACTGTTAATCGATAAAGGCCGTTTACAGTTGACGGCCTGCCGAGTCAATGTGGCCGATCAGCTTGCCAGCGATTACCAAGCGCTGGTAGAGCAGGTTGCGGTGGCGATTCCCGGATTATGGGGGTATGCCGGTATCGATTTAATCGAATCGCAACAGTATGGCGCGGTCGTGCTTGAAATCAATCCGCGTTTGACCACTTCCTATTGCGGTATCCAGGCCGCGACCGGCATCAATGTTGCCGAGCAGGTTATAAAATTGCTGGATGAGGCGCCGGCACTTCGTAAAAACGTCAACCAAACGATAACGGTCGATATTCACGCGGGTATTCATTGATGCAACAACAAATAATTGGTTGGGATATTGGCGGGGCGCATCTCAAGGCGGCTCTGTTGGACAGTGAGGGGAAGGTGCTCGATATTGCGCTTTACTCCTGTCCATTATGGAAAGGAATGGATTATTTGCGCCAGGCCGTGCAAGCGGTATTGCAGCAGTTTCAATGCAGGGAATGTCGTCATGCCCTGACCATGACCGGCGAGCTGGTCGATTTGTTCGCTGGCAGAGAACAGGGTGTCAGAGAGATCGTCGCGGCCATGCAAGACTTTTTGTCCCCGGATAGCTGCTGGATTTATGCCAGGCAGCGCGGATTTTTGTCCGCGACCACGTCGTTATCGAAACAGGATTGCCTCGATATCGCCTCTATGAACTGGCTGGCCAGTGCTTTGTTGGCAGCGCAACGGGTCGATGCGGGGCTGTTTGTTGACATTGGCAGTACCACAACCGATATTTTGTTATTTGCCGATGATAAAGTCGCTCCGTTGGGGAGTACTGATTATCAGCGGCTGGTTTCGTCCGAACTGGTCTATACCGGCATAGTCAGGACGCCGGTGATGGCTCTTGCCCGCCAGGCCGTATTCAAGGGCCGAAGCATGGGATTGATGGCCGAATATTTCGCCACGATGGCCGATGTCTATCGTTTGACCGGAGACTTGAAAGAAGTGCACGATCAAAGTGAAACGGCCGATGGCGGCGAGAAGACGCCATTGGCCAGCGCCCGGCGTTTGTCGCGCATGACAGGTTATGATTTTGTCGAGGAGGACTGGTCTCTTTGGCTGGATTTCGCCAAACATTTGAAGGATATTCAGAAAAGGCAAATCGGGGAGGGGTGCCTAAAGCAGTTGTCCAGATTGAGCAGGCTGGATAATGTCCAATTAGTCGGTGCCGGGATCGGGCGTTTTCTGGTCAAGGAAATTGCCAATGAGTTTGGTTATGTTTATCGGGATTTTAACGAGCTGATCGGAGATGTTGAGTCGGATGTGGAAATCGATAGTGGCGATTGCGCGCCGGCGGTGGCGGTCGCCAGTCTGGCGCTTAGGGTTTGTTAATTCGAACGGCTGTTATAGAATTGTCACAATTTACCGAAGCGATCTCCGTAATCCCAGAACATGCTCTTGCAACACGCTCATCTTTTCACTTTATCGGGGCAAGGGCAGGCATATTGAATGTTAACTTCTAAACAACTTAAACATCCCCTGCCGTATTTTGCCGATAGCGCCCGGCTGTTTAGTCCGCTTGCCGACAAACCGTGGTCGGTTTTTCTCGACAGCGGTTATCCGAAAAGCAGTCAGGGCCGCTTCGATATCATTGCCGCCGGCCCGCTATGCACCTTGGTTACCCAGGGTGAACAGACGGAAATCAGACACGGAGGGCACTGTGTTATCTCCAGGGAAGACCCGTTCGAATTACTCAAACAACAATTGGGTGAGAAAAAGCAATCAATCGATCATCTTCCCTTCAATGGTGGCGCGCTGGGTTATTTTTCTTATGACTTGGCGCGCCGGCTGGAAAAATTGCCGATCATCGCCGAAGACGCCGAACACATTCCCGAGATGGCCGTGGGTATTTATTCCTGGGCGGTCATCATCGATCATAAACGCCAGGAAAGCTGGCTGGTCGGCCATGAAACCCAGGAAGACGATTGGGAAACCTTGATCGACCAGTTCAGCCTGTTACCGGCTTACCCTGAGCTTGGACAATTCCAGGTACTGGATAAGCCATGTTCTAATATGGACAAGGAAGACTATGCCAAAGCCTTCGCCAAAATTAAACATTACCTCAAGGAAGGAGACAGTTATCAGGTCAATTTAGCGCAGCGTTTTGTCAGCCACTGCAGTGGCGATCCCTGGTTGGCCTATCAACAGTTGCGCAAAATCAACGCGGCACCGTTCAGCGCCTATATCAATTTCCCCGAGGTGAGGGTGCTCAGCTCATCGCCGGAACGCTTTTTGAAAGTCACCGACGGCGAAGTCGAGACCAAGCCGATCAAGGGGACCCGTCCTAGAAAATTGCTGCTGGACCAGGACCGGTTGCAGATCAGCGCCTTGTCCGCCAGCCTGAAAGATCGGGCCGAGAATGTGATGATCGTCGATCTGCTGCGTAACGATATCAGCAAGAATTGCCGAAAAGGTTCGGTAACGGTGCCAAAATTGTTTGCCGTGGAAAGCTATGCGACGGTGCATCATTTGGTCAGCACGATCAAGGGTATGCTGGCGGAAGGACACCATGCGCTGGATTTACTCAGGGGTTGCTTCCCCGGCGGCTCGATAACCGGAGCGCCAAAGATAAGGTCGATGGAGATTATCGAGGAATTGGAACCCAATCGCCGGGGCGTGTATTGTGGTGCGATCGGTTATATCGGTTTCGACGGCAATATGGATACCAATATCGCCATACGCACGCTGGTCCATTCCGATGACATGATCCGTTTCTGGGCGGGTGGCGGCATCGTTAACGATTCGGTGCTGGAAGAGGAATATCAGGAGAGTTTCGACAAGGCGGCCGCGTTGTTGGAATTGTTGGAATATTTTCGGCACTGATGGAAGTCATTAAGTTGGGAGGAAGCCTGAGCCATTCGACCGGTTTGCTGGACAGCCTGGAACGAGTCGATCGCCGTTCCCGGGGGCGGTCTGTCGTCATCGTGCCGGGTGGCGGCGCTTTTGCCGATCAGGTCAGAATGGCGCAAGGCCAATGGCGCTTCGATGACCGGGCCGCGCATTGTATGGCGATTCTGGCGATGCAGCAAATGGCGTTATTGCTGCAAACTCTAAGGCCGAATTGGCGGATTGTTTCTCTCGTCGGCGAGATCGCGGACGAACTCAATCGTGTGCCTGTGGTGATCTGGTCGCCGCAAGTGGCTGAGTTGGACCAAGGCGGCGTTCCCGCCAGTTGGGAGGTGACATCGGATAGTCTCGCGGCGTGGCTGGCGGCGCGATTAGAGGCCTCTGAACTGTTCCTGGTCAAGGCCGCGCCATTGCCGGACAGGGCCGGTCTCGAGCAATTGCAGGCGCTGGGGATCGTCGACCGAGCCTTTCATCGTTATAGCGGACAAGCGTCTTTTACTACTCATTTCCTCAATCCACAGCAGTTGTAACCTTCATGTATAAGCTATTCAAAACAATTTTCCGCAAAGGCATGCGGCAGGTTTATTATAAAGGGCGAGAGTCGCTGCTCGGCCATCACAAACGCGATATTGTCGTCGTCCATGTCGACCAAGCCTGTGAAAGTTTGCAAGACAGCCGCGATCAATTCGAAGATTCCCTGCACAAATTTAAGACCTTATTAAGCTTGCCGGATTTGTCGCTGGAGTACCGTTACCAACAATTAAAAAAGCAGTATGAATTTTGCCGCAGCAAGAGCGATGAAGTCAGTCATCGGATCAAATTGATCGAGGAAGTCAGCGAAGCTTTGTTCAATGAATGGGAGGCGGAACTCGAACTTTACAGTAATCGTTCCTTACGCGCACGTAGCCGGCAGCAACTCACTAAGGCCAGGCGTCAATATCAGAAACTGATTTCGGCTCTGAGCAAGGCCGAGGCTCGTATTCATCCGGTGTTGGGCGCGTTTCAGGATCAGGTCTTGTTTCTGAAGCATAATTTGAACGCGCAGGCCATCGCCGCGTTGCAGCATGAGTTCGTCGAAATCAGCATCGATATTTCCAAGCTGATCGCGATCATGGAAAAGACTATCAACGAGGCAAGCCAGTTTGTGTCGACATTGGTCGAACAAAAAGCCTTGCCGAATCCCGGCAGTTGAAGCGGGATGCAAAGGCATCCCGCCTAGTATGCTTACTAAATTCGAGAGAAAGCCGTGTAGCCGCTCAAGGGCTTACAGCTTGTACAAAACGTTGTTTTGTCGGTCGCGCGGATCGGCTTTTTTGCGTCGGTTCTGATCGATCCGTTCCTGAGTGTAATGGTCGATCATCTGTTCCCAGCTGGCAAATTGTTCATAATCCTTGTAGCCTTCGCTTTTTCGTTTTTGAAACAGTTTTTTGCCCAGATCGATCATCTCTTCCGGCGTTTTGCCGTCGATCGTGTCCAAAAATTCTTCATTGTTTCGGATTGCATCACGAAGCGACCAGAACGAAATTTCGAAGGCGACCCGTTGTTCGACAGGCAGGCGGTCTTTAATGAAGCTGACCGATCTATTCGCGGTACGTAAACTACGGCCGTTGATTTCGTTGCTTTTTGAGCAGCCGAGTAACAAGGCGCACAGAGATAAAATAACAATAGGAGTGGAGAGTTTCATAGATCAAACCTCGATGAATAGATAAACAAACCTGGTATTTATAATTATAATGATGAGCTTACTTCAGGTTTGAAACAAAGCAAATCACTCGGTTATTATAAACCCAAGCCCATATTATATGTTGGAATTTATCCAAATTCTTAAGCAGCGCTATCAGGCCGTCATCGGCCAAATGAATGAGAGGGAACCGCTGCTCACCGAATACCAGCAACGCGTTGAACAGCTGATCTATGCCGAAGCTTTTATTCGCAAGGGACAGATACAGGAAGCGAGAAAACACTTTCCCTTGCAAATTGCCGTCATCGGTCCTACCCAGGCAGGCAAGAGCTCGGTAGTCAATTTATTGTTGGGCGATGAAATCGCCGGAGTCAGTCCGTTGGCCGGCTATACCGTGCATCCGCACGGTTTTTGTCATAATACCGCCATCGACGATTGTGTCGGCCTACAAAACTATTTCGGCCGTTTTCAGCAATTGGCCGAACAGCAACTGAGCAATTCCCGTTACGATTGTTATTCTTTGGCGCATACTGCGGCCAGTTCCGCGTTATTACCTGACTGCGTGTTATGGGACACCCCCGACTTCGATTCCATCGACTCGGCCGATTACAAGGAGGGCGTGATCAGAACAATCGCCCTGGCCGATATCGTTGTATTGGTGGTCAGCAAGGAGAAATATGCCGATCAATCGGTTTGGGAAATCATGGCGACCATCGAATCCTTCCATCAGCCGACATTGATTTGTTTGAACAAGCTGATCGAAGGCAGTGAACAGTTCATCGTTCCCTCGTTAAAGGAAAAATGGTTGCAGGTTCGCCGTGATGCGTTTCCGGATGTCGTGCCGCTGTTTTTCAACAAGCAAACCGGCGCGCCGCTTTGGCCGGAGTCGGCCGGGGCGATGTTTTCAGGTCTGGTTAAAAAAGTGGCGCCCACCAAACATGCGTTGTACCAACAGCAACTTTTGAGCAAGTATTGGCAATCCTGGCTGGAGCCCGTTTACGCGGAACGGCAAGCGAGTGAAAATTGGCGCGCGATGGTGGACCGTAGTCTCGCCAATGCAGTCAAGGAATATCAACGCGATTATTTGGATCATCCGCATCATTATCTGACCTTTCAAACGGCGTTGTTGGAGTTGCTCAATCTGCTGGAAATTCCCGGCATCGCCAAGGTATTGAGTAAAACCCGGCGCGTCATGACCTGGCCGGTCAGGAAACTGATCGAATTGGGCAAAAACAGATCGCTGGACGGGGTTAGCCAGGAAGTCAGCTTGCTGCAGCAGATCGGCGAACATGT
Proteins encoded in this region:
- a CDS encoding amino acid kinase family protein — protein: MEVIKLGGSLSHSTGLLDSLERVDRRSRGRSVVIVPGGGAFADQVRMAQGQWRFDDRAAHCMAILAMQQMALLLQTLRPNWRIVSLVGEIADELNRVPVVIWSPQVAELDQGGVPASWEVTSDSLAAWLAARLEASELFLVKAAPLPDRAGLEQLQALGIVDRAFHRYSGQASFTTHFLNPQQL
- a CDS encoding DUF2959 domain-containing protein, which encodes MYKLFKTIFRKGMRQVYYKGRESLLGHHKRDIVVVHVDQACESLQDSRDQFEDSLHKFKTLLSLPDLSLEYRYQQLKKQYEFCRSKSDEVSHRIKLIEEVSEALFNEWEAELELYSNRSLRARSRQQLTKARRQYQKLISALSKAEARIHPVLGAFQDQVLFLKHNLNAQAIAALQHEFVEISIDISKLIAIMEKTINEASQFVSTLVEQKALPNPGS
- a CDS encoding ATP-grasp domain-containing protein, yielding MHLKVLLFEFICGGGLAGRPLPDSLAREGKMMLQALVRELKSLPDIEPIILLDRRCSLEDVPERARIVYLEQNQQYQFVVEMMLPDCDLFWPIAPETDDVLSSLAELAKKTKVGALLSTPSALRLCASKYRTCRHLLRSKINAVETKYLADVSPLDHDAMVVKPDDGVGCEGSFVVLGRQEWQQVVDKPARAEHLVVQPYLPGRSLSLSCLFRHGQGWLLCCNEQELLIDKGRLQLTACRVNVADQLASDYQALVEQVAVAIPGLWGYAGIDLIESQQYGAVVLEINPRLTTSYCGIQAATGINVAEQVIKLLDEAPALRKNVNQTITVDIHAGIH
- the pabB gene encoding aminodeoxychorismate synthase component I, which codes for MLTSKQLKHPLPYFADSARLFSPLADKPWSVFLDSGYPKSSQGRFDIIAAGPLCTLVTQGEQTEIRHGGHCVISREDPFELLKQQLGEKKQSIDHLPFNGGALGYFSYDLARRLEKLPIIAEDAEHIPEMAVGIYSWAVIIDHKRQESWLVGHETQEDDWETLIDQFSLLPAYPELGQFQVLDKPCSNMDKEDYAKAFAKIKHYLKEGDSYQVNLAQRFVSHCSGDPWLAYQQLRKINAAPFSAYINFPEVRVLSSSPERFLKVTDGEVETKPIKGTRPRKLLLDQDRLQISALSASLKDRAENVMIVDLLRNDISKNCRKGSVTVPKLFAVESYATVHHLVSTIKGMLAEGHHALDLLRGCFPGGSITGAPKIRSMEIIEELEPNRRGVYCGAIGYIGFDGNMDTNIAIRTLVHSDDMIRFWAGGGIVNDSVLEEEYQESFDKAAALLELLEYFRH
- the fae gene encoding formaldehyde-activating enzyme, which translates into the protein MAKINNVRVGESLVGDGNEVAHIDLILGPRGSAAESAFANCLTNNKDGFSSLLAVVAPNLMVKPATVMFNKVTIKGSKQAVQMFGPAQRGVAMAVADSVEDGTIPADEADDLFVCVGVFIHWLADDDAKIQEYNYKATKEAIERAVAGTPTASEVVAGKATAEHPFAAK
- a CDS encoding HisA/HisF-related TIM barrel protein, with protein sequence MQIIPVIDLKDGHVVHARHGDRDRYQPLKTPLCSSSSLCAVMETFLDLHDFDTFYIADLNAITRQGDHAEQIHELSDRYGNIQFWLDNGSQLMEVDEPRASNLTPVIGTESQHHLGVKPRQNYILSLDFTGEERLGHPLLFENKDVWPQNVIIMTLARVGSHSGPDTVKLAEYKKKHPDKQFIAAGGVRDGNDLKRLIDIGIDKALVASALHSRAITGEDIKKLQTKKYPV
- a CDS encoding triphosphoribosyl-dephospho-CoA synthase, with protein sequence MINRQQLISAYEEACEVELLAFKPGNVSVHSDGHDMTVEDFRISYRVSSEPITDPNYSLGEKIYYAVKATREAVGCNTNLGIILLCAPLLQVAADLEQGQSLREAVCRLLANTTRRDADWVFQAIVLASPGGLGDSGEQDVRQEATVTLTEAMKIAGNKDRIAYQFASNYKDIFGFTIFMYNATFAKFGDRNWAALSVYAGMLERYADSHIERKYGQQYTDWVAGEMKRVHESLLTVSNPESLLPMLHGIDEAFKAKGINPGTTADITVATVLAVFLQQLIGDVSS
- the mch gene encoding methenyltetrahydromethanopterin cyclohydrolase, yielding MQYTASVNQLTQPLVQQLIEQADKFRIEVKTLESGSTIIDAGINAPGGLEAGRIITEICLGGMGTVSLSHSCYTKNWPLTVNVHSTNPVLACLGSQYAGWSLSHEKYYALGSGPARAMATKVKEGVVEPVEELYKELDYRDSADSTVLVIENDAVPPLAIVEKIAAACGVAAEKLTIIVTPTSSLAGCVQVVGRVLEVAMHKAHELHFPLENIIDGSGSAPICPPHPDFVKAMGRTNDAILFAGQVQLYVKGSDEAAEKLAKELPSSTSKDYGKPFAEVFKSYNYDFFKIDGMLFSPASVIVTAVESGRSFRAGKLDNELLDLSFGA
- a CDS encoding hydantoinase/oxoprolinase family protein; protein product: MQQQIIGWDIGGAHLKAALLDSEGKVLDIALYSCPLWKGMDYLRQAVQAVLQQFQCRECRHALTMTGELVDLFAGREQGVREIVAAMQDFLSPDSCWIYARQRGFLSATTSLSKQDCLDIASMNWLASALLAAQRVDAGLFVDIGSTTTDILLFADDKVAPLGSTDYQRLVSSELVYTGIVRTPVMALARQAVFKGRSMGLMAEYFATMADVYRLTGDLKEVHDQSETADGGEKTPLASARRLSRMTGYDFVEEDWSLWLDFAKHLKDIQKRQIGEGCLKQLSRLSRLDNVQLVGAGIGRFLVKEIANEFGYVYRDFNELIGDVESDVEIDSGDCAPAVAVASLALRVC
- a CDS encoding GTPase, whose product is MLEFIQILKQRYQAVIGQMNEREPLLTEYQQRVEQLIYAEAFIRKGQIQEARKHFPLQIAVIGPTQAGKSSVVNLLLGDEIAGVSPLAGYTVHPHGFCHNTAIDDCVGLQNYFGRFQQLAEQQLSNSRYDCYSLAHTAASSALLPDCVLWDTPDFDSIDSADYKEGVIRTIALADIVVLVVSKEKYADQSVWEIMATIESFHQPTLICLNKLIEGSEQFIVPSLKEKWLQVRRDAFPDVVPLFFNKQTGAPLWPESAGAMFSGLVKKVAPTKHALYQQQLLSKYWQSWLEPVYAERQASENWRAMVDRSLANAVKEYQRDYLDHPHHYLTFQTALLELLNLLEIPGIAKVLSKTRRVMTWPVRKLIELGKNRSLDGVSQEVSLLQQIGEHVIIQLADRLLQKAETETGDHGWWRDACNILRKRKQLILQEYETEVRHYHANFQQDVEATAHRLYNKLLEQPMTLNALRATRITTDATAMALAIKTGGIGVHDLLLTPAMLSVTSLLAESAIGSYMNKLEAELKQHQLETVTALLFEDTLKQALYRLPEHLAGHKRFNISPEQLQQAEQYLKEKKHGLRIL
- a CDS encoding ATP-grasp domain-containing protein; amino-acid sequence: MGRIAIFTDDPGWHGRQLRLAFANRGFSGEYVSLTECRMQLGDEGLPIVIPGFEQTLPDAAFVRGVPGGSLEEVVFYLDILHALKLAGVPVYNDGRAVERSVDKGMTTFLLHRAGLPTPVTWIARERGEALAIAERELKAGNMLISKPLFGSQGEGIRRIEKMTDLFWLTSSRGIYYLQRFVHCEGEGYSDTRVFVVNGRALTAMRRRGKSWLNNVARGASCEAVELTDELARLAVEATTALEMDYAGVDIIRDREGRYQIIEVNSIPAWKGLESVCGFNIAECLAEDLFSRYLSANQATQSADAS